Proteins co-encoded in one Arachis hypogaea cultivar Tifrunner chromosome 11, arahy.Tifrunner.gnm2.J5K5, whole genome shotgun sequence genomic window:
- the LOC112723462 gene encoding LOW QUALITY PROTEIN: autophagy-related protein 11 (The sequence of the model RefSeq protein was modified relative to this genomic sequence to represent the inferred CDS: deleted 2 bases in 1 codon; substituted 2 bases at 2 genomic stop codons) — protein sequence MSSSVTGSLVREGQLLVHIAENGHSFELDCDENTLVEAVMRSIESVTGINFNDQLVLCMDMKLESQRPLSAYKLPSDDREVFIFNKARLQSNSPPPQPEQVDIPSNFEPPSPSSSHDPHPLDDALDPALKALPSYERQFRFHYHRGHAIYSNTIMKYEHCERLLREQMVQERAVEVARGNLEQYYRMINQNYGDFMKRYLQQHRIHSDLLSNFGRDVERLRSVKLHPALQTANRKCLLDLVKEENLRKSVENCTSSHKQFENKVSQFKQTFGAVKRQVEELLSNREFLSMKTLEQDIKEHLRYINEQKSIMQSLSKDVNTVKKLVDDCLSSQLSSSLRPHDAVSALGPMYDVHDKNHLPKMEACDRAITKLLNICKKNKNDMNDFVHRYMQSITYVSYLIKDQKLQFPVFKEAMGRQEGLFVDLKLFHGIGPAYRACLAEIVRRKASMKLYMGMAGQLAERLASKREAEVRRREEFLRIHSLCIPRDVLSAMGLFDTPNQCDVHIAPFDVGLLNIDISDVDRYAPEHLAGVMSKMEKQGSFKSSSALSGSSSHSAETVEITSESIDRYDSEDLLDGSELVEIAGTSKMEVENAKLKAELASRIALICSLCPEIEYESLDDERMDHILKNATEKTAEALHLKDEYVKHVQSMLKMKQMQCDSYEKRIQELEQKLSNQYVQGQKISSLHDATDFPLMSGKTDNCKSQYVSSEAHMPCVSTSEPMDEVSCISSSLDAKLGLFAEHTDKALDGVDENMLDSSGVQNPQLDSSMMEPHREEVQSGXRXKEKIVGQLGMSLTNSSTAESMPVQHDIGPCSLADCAVLGSKINNDKLLELQSALAEKTNQLNEAENKLTAVVDEVASLKSELEAKLILLDESQMNCAHLENCLHEAREEAQTQKSSADRRASEYSLLRASLIKMRSLFERLKTCVYSPGAVAGFADSLRILAQSLANSANDKDDDDIAEFRNCIRVLADKVGFLSRHREELLEKYTRIEAANDQLRKELEEKKDQVKTYYNKHQLEKQANKEKISFGCLEVHELAAFVLTPAGHYVAITRNCSNYYLSTESVALFVDHLPSRPNYIVGQIVHIERQIVKASAHTVTRPERHGRSDKLTSDTGTDRLSLNSGSTLNPYGLPAGCEYFIVTVAMLPDTTIHSSSPS from the exons ATGAGCTCCAGTGTCACTGGAAGCTTGGTCCGGGAGGGCCAGCTGCTGGTTCATATTGCCGAGAATGGACATTCATTTGAGTTGGATTGTGATGAAAACACGCTTGTTGAGGCAGTTATGAGGTCCATTGAATCTGTTACTGGGATTAATTTCAATGATCAGCTTGTGCTTTGTATGGATATGAAACTTGAATCACAGCGGCCGCTGTCTGCATACAAGCTTCCATCTGATGACAGAGAAGTATTCATATTCAATAAAGCAAGGCTTCAAAGCAATTCGCCGCCTCCACAGCCAGAGCAAGTTGATATTCCCAGTAATTTCGAGCCACCATCACCGTCCTCGTCGCATGATCCGCACCCTCttgatgatgctttggatcctgCTTTGAAGGCCTTGCCATCTTATGAGCGGCAATTCAGGTTCCATTATCATCGGGGCCATGCTATTTATAGTAATACCATAATGAAATATGAGCATTGTGAGAGGCTTTTGAGGGAACAGATGGTTCAAGAAAGAGCAGTGGAGGTTGCAAGGGGCAATTTAGAGCAGTACTATAGGATGATTAACCAAAACTATGGGGACTTTATGAAGCGTTACCTGCAGCAACACAGGATACATTCTGATCTTCTGTCTAATTTTGGGAGGGATGTTGAGAGACTTAGATCTGTTAAACTTCACCCTGCTTTACAAACTGCTAATCGCAAGTGTTTACTGGATTTGGTGAAGGAAGAAAATTTGCGGAAGTCGGTGGAGAATTGCACCAGTTCCCACAAGCAGTTTGAGAACAAGGTTTCACAATTTAAGCAGACTTTTGGTGCAGTGAAGCGCCAGGTTGAGGAGTTGTTGTCTAACAGGGAATTCTTATCCATGAAGACCCTAGAACAAGATATAAAAGAACATCTGAGATATATAAATGAACAAAAGAGTATCATGCAATCTCTGAG CAAAGATGTGAACACTGTAAAGAAACTGGTCGATGATTGCCTATCCTCCCAATTGTCGTCATCACTTCGTCCTCATGATGCAGTGTCAGCCTTGGGTCCTATGTATGATGTCCATGACAAAAATCACTTGCCTAAGATGGAGGCTTGTGATCGTGCTATTACTAAGCTATTAAACATCTGcaagaaaaataagaatgatATGAACGACTTTGTGCACAGATACATGCAAAGCATAACATATGTTTCTTATCTCATCAAAGATCAGAAGCTACAATTCCCTGTATTCAAAGAGGCAATGGGTCGTCAGGAGGGTttatttgtggatttaaagttgttccaTGGTATAGGTCCTGCATACAGAGCTTGCCTTGCAGAAATAGTGAGACGAAAAGCTTCCATGAAGCTGTACATGGGCATGGCTGGACAACTGGCTGAAAGACTTGCTAGTAAGCGGGAGGCTGAGGTCAGGAGACGAGAGGAATTTCTGAGAATACATAGTTTATGCATCCCTAGAGATGTATTGTCGGCTATGGGATTGTTTGACACTCCTAACCAGTGTGATGTCCATATAGCTCCATTTGATGTTGGTTTGCTTAATATTGACATATCAGATGTAGATAGGTATGCTCCTGAGCATCTAGCAGGAGTAATGTCCAAGATGGAGAAGCAGGGGAGCTTCAAAAGTTCATCTGCTCTGAGTGGTTCTAGCTCTCACTCGGCTGAGACTGTAGAAATTACCTCCGAGTCAATTGACAGATATGATTCTGAGGACCTTCTTGATGGCAGTGAGCTGGTTGAAATTGCTGGAACTAGCAAAATGGAAGTTGAGAATGCAAAACTCAAAGCTGAGCTTGCTTCAAGAATTGCTTTGATATGTTCACTGTGCCCTGAGATTGAGTACGAGTCACTGGATGATGAAAGGATGGATCATATATTGAAGAATGCTACAGAGAAGACAGCGGAAGCCTTGCATCTGAAAGATGAATATGTTAAACATGTTCAATCCATGCTTAAGATGAAGCAGATGCAGTGTGATTCATATGAGAAACGTATTCAAGAATTGGAGCAGAAATTGTCCAATCAGTATGTGCAGGGGCAGAAGATTTCCAGCCTACATGATGCTACTGACTTCCCCCTTATGTCTGGGAAGACAGACAATTGCAAATCGCAATATGTGAGCAGTGAAGCCCACATGCCTTGCGTATCTACTTCAGAGCCCATGGATGAGGTATCATGCATCTCGAGTTCCTTGGATGCAAAACTTGGTCTATTTGCAGAACACACTGATAAAGCTTTAGATGGAGTGGATGAAAACATGTTGGATTCCTCTGGAGTGCAGAACCCACAGTTGGATTCTTCTATGATGGAGCCTCACCGTGAAGAAGTGCAAAGTGGT TAAAGATAAAAGGAAAAGATTGTTGGACAATTAGGCATGTCACTAACTAATAGTTCAACTGCTGAGAGCATGCCTGTGCAGCATGATATTGGACCTTGTAGCTTAGCAGATTGTGCAGTATTGGGTTCCAAAATAAACAATGACAAGTTGTTGGAACTACAAAGTGCACTTGCAGAAAAAACAAATCAATTGAATGAGGCTGAAAACAAGCTTACAGCTGTTGTAGATGAGGTTGCTAGTCTCAAGAGTGAGCTGGAAGCCAAGTTAATACTACTTGATGAATCTCAG ATGAATTGTGCTCACCTAGAGAATTGTTTGCATGAGGCAAGAGAGGAAGCTCAAACACAAAAAAGTTCTGCTGACAGGAGGGCCTCAGAATATAGTTTACTGCGTGCATCTCTCATTAAAATGCGCAGCCTTTTTGAAAGGCTCAAGACCTGTGTTTATTCTCCTGGTGCTGTGGCTGGTTTTGCAGATTCGCTGCGTATTTTGGCACAATCTTTGGCCAA CTCTGCAAATGAcaaagatgatgatgatattgcTGAGTTCCGAAACTGCATTCGTGTATTGGCTGATAAAGTTGGTTTCTTATCGAGGCACCGTGAAGAGCTACTTGAGAAGTACACAAGAATAGAAGCTGCTAATGACCAGCTCCGGAAAGAATTGGAGGAGAAAAAAGACCAGGTCAAAACCTATTACAACAAGCATCAGCTTGAGAAACAG GCTAATAAAGAGAAGATTTCTTTTGGTTGTTTGGAAGTTCATGAGCTTGCTGCCTTTGTGCTCACTCCAGCTGGGCATTATGTGGCTATTACTAGGAACTGCTCTAATTACTACCTATCCACTGAATCTGTGGCCCTTTTTGTTGACCATCTCCCAAGCAGACCTAACTACATTGTTGGACAAATTGTGCATATTGAACGCCAAATTGTGAAGGCATCAGCGCATACTGTGACTCGGCCTGAGCGTCATGGTAGGTCTGATAAACTGACATCTGACACGGGGACTGACCGGTTATCCTTGAATTCAGGATCAACTCTCAATCCATATGGTCTCCCTGCTGGCTGTGAATATTTCATAGTGACCGTAGCAATGTTACCTGATACCACCATTCattcatcttctccttcctgA
- the LOC112723463 gene encoding uncharacterized protein, translating into MDRDGEKVEMFQVGPCQDVYQFGFLIGKRFSKLIKTRLATDLILHNQLLPFANNTLQSQSFLQTLFDNNQRKFPRYWDELLGTAAGSAVPLLHILLINFRKEILPFIPKEGAKSSSADTLDDCSDVLVVGESMAIAAHNEDANVALVGHTYLIKGILPDGMFFVGYTYAGELPSCAFGFNSHGLAFTLDSVPPAEDEIVAGGIGRNFISRDILEATCIEDAISRIRSSEISVGHCYNLIETSTRRILNVETASRKRDSVFEVGEPPFFHANMYLHLQINQVHDENSISRQKRAAALPKKTKEDFLSLLGDADDRKYPIYMTGPLLHTLCTAVFDLDEQTLSIIKGNPKKGDVSHVFSIKRCHGDHPNAI; encoded by the exons ATGGACAGAGATGGGGAAAAGGTAGAGATGTTTCAAGTTGGACCATGCCAAGATGTATATCAATTCGGATTTTTAATTGGCAAAAGATTCTCCAAACTCATAAAGACTAGGCTCGCTACTGACCTCATTCTTCATAATCAGCTTCTGCCTTTTGCCAATAATACCCTTCAATCCCAATCATTCCTCCAAACCCTTTTCGataataatcaaagaaaatttcCAAGATATTGGGATGAACTCTTGGGTACTGCAGCAGGCAGCGCAGTGCCTCTTCTTCAT ATTTTACTTATCAACTTCAGGAAGGAGATTCTTCCGTTCATTCCAAAAGAAGGAGCAAAGAGTTCCAGTGCAGATACCTTGGATGACTGCTCTGATGTTCTTGTTGTGGGCGAATCTATGGCCATTGCGGCGCACAATGAGGATGCAAATGTTGCGCTTGTTGGCCACAC CTATTTAATCAAAGGAATCTTGCCGGATGGAATGTTCTTCGTTGGTTACACTTATGCTGGAGAGCTTCCAAGCTGTGCCTTTGGCTTCAATAGCCATGGACTG GCCTTCACTCTGGATTCTGTACCGCCGGCTGAAGATGAGATCGTGGCCGGTGGCATAGGTCGCAACTTCATCTCTCGAGACATTCTTGAAGCTACATGCATAGAGGATGCCATCAGTCGGATCCGGTCATCAGAAATTTCTGTGGGGCATTGCTACAACTTAATTGAAACAAGTACACGCAGAATACTCAATGTAGAAACTGCCTCTAGGAAGCGGGATTCAGTTTTTGAGGTGGGGGAACCACCTTTCTTCCATGCAAACATGTATCTCCACCTACAAATTAATCAG GTACATGATGAGAACTCAATCAGCAGGCAGAAAAGGGCAGCTGCCCTGCCCAAAAAAACAAAAGAGGATTTCCTGTCACTATTAGGAGATGCAGATGACAGAAAATACCCCATCTACATGACAG GTCCACTGCTTCACACGCTCTGCACTGCTGTTTTTGATCTGGACGAACAAACACTATCAATTATTAAAGGGAATCCTAAAAAAGGAGATGTTTCTCATGTCTTCTCTATCAAACGTTGCCATGGTGATCATCCTAATGCAATTTAA